AACGATCAAAACAGATATTACTGCGATTAGGAAAGAGTGAAAGATCCATATATTCACTCCACGCTCGCCATTCATCAAAATCAGAGTTATTGCTCCATGCTTGTCTATCATGTAGTAAAGTGCAGTTAGAAAGATGATGAATATTATTTATAAGCTCATGTTTTTTAGCATATTCTGGGCTACAGACAGGAATAATTGATTCTGAAATTAAGTCTTCACAATACAGATTTTTTAACTGTTTATCGTCAAAATAAATTGCAAGATCAATACCATAACCTCGAAAGTTAATATCATCATTTCCTGTGAGTAGATTTAATTCAATGGATGGATAACGTTCCGTAAAATCTGAAATACGAGGAACTAGCCAACATTGAGCAATGGAAGGGCGTGAATAAACAGTTAGCACACCAGAGATTTCTTGATTATGAATATCCAAAATTTCTTGGTTAATATCTTCTAACGTTTTTTTAAGTGCCCAATAAATACGTTCACCTTCTTCTGTTAACTCAATTCGACGATGAAAGCGATTAAAGAGTTTAATGCCCAACTCTTCTTCTAATGTATTAATACGGTGACTAATGGCACTGGGGGTTAATGATAACTCTTCTGCAGCTAAAGCAAATGAAAGGTGACGCCCTGTTGCTTCAAAAGTGTGAAGTCTGGCTAATTGATAACTGGATAATCGTTTATTTCTTAAAATCACGCTAGAAGATTCAAACATTCTTTTATTCTCATTTCATTATTGATAGTAACCATGGTTAACAATCAAGGTAATATTAAGATGAAACACTATGCCACTATTCGTCATAATATGATTATTTGTGATTTTTATCACCTAATTGAGTTAATTGAGTTCATCTTAGTGCAAGTTTTCATCATTTGTAAGTACCGAATGATTAATATTCAATATGTTTAACAATAAATAAAATGTTTGGGATGGATATATGGATTCAACGTTATGGGTACTAGGTACTCTTATAATTAGTATCTTGCTCATTGTTTTTACTATAATAAAACTTAAGTTTCATCCGTTTTTAGCCTTACTATTGGCTAGCTTCTTTGTCGGTACCGCAATGAAGATGAACCCTTTAGAAATGGTCAATGCGATTGAAAATGGTATTGGTGGTACATTAGGGTTTTTAGCGGCAATTATTGGTTTAGGTACCATTCTCGGTAAGATGATGGAAATATCAGGTGCCGCAGAGCGCATCGGTATTACATTACAAAAATGCCGTTGGTTATCTCCAGACGTTATTATGGTATTGGTTGGCCTTATTTGTGGTATTACACTTTTTTGTTGAAGTGGGTGTGGTATTACTTATTCCTCTTGCTTTCTCTATTGCGAAAAAAAACAAATACATCATTATTAAAATTAGCAATTCCATTATGTACAGCATTAATGGCTGTTCATTGTATTGTTCCTCCTCATCCTGCTGCTCTATTCGTAACAAATGAATTAGGTGCGGATATGGGGACCGGTGATTGTTGCCGGACTTGCTGTTGGTTTAGTTGCCTCATTAGTCGGTGGTCCGTTATTTTTTAAAAGTACTAGGTGACCGTTTGCCATTTAAAACCGTACCTGAAGAATTCTCAGATATGGAAATTCGTGAAGAAAAAGATTTGCCTTCATTAGGTGCCACACTTTTTACCGTATTATTGCCAATTGTTCTGATGCTGATAAAAACGGCTGCAGAACTAAATATGACAAAAGGTACCTCGCTTTATACTGCTTTACAGTTTATTGGTAACCCAATTACTGCAATGTTTATTGCTGCTTTTGTCGCTTATTATGTGTTAGGTATTCGCCGTAATATGGGGATGAATATCTTATTGAAGAAAACAGAAGATAGCTTTAGCTCTATTGCTAATATCTTATTAATTATTGGTGCGGGTGGTGCTTTTAACGGCATTTTAAAAGGCAGTGGTTTAAGTGAGTCTTTAGCACTAATTCTTTCTAACTTGGATATGCATCCTATTTTATTAGCTTGGTTAGTTGCCATTATCCTTCATGCGGCTGTTGGTTCTGCAACGGTTGCAATGATGGGAGCTACAGCAATTGTTGCACCACTGATGCCTTTATACCCAGACATTAGCCCAGAAATTATTACCTTAGCAATTGGTTCTGGTGCTATTGGTTGTACCATCGTCACAGACTCATTGTTTTGGTTAGTGAAACAGTATTGTAATGCAACTTTAAGTGAAACTTTTCGTTTTTACAGTGTCGCGACCTTTATTGCCTCCTTTGTCGCATTAGGCGGTACATTTATGCTTTCTTTTGTCATATAAAAGAGAACGACTATGAACCATATAGATATAAATAAATTAATAAGTAGTTATCCACTTGTCCGTGACTTAGTGGATTTAAAAGAAGTGGTTTGGTTTAACCCAAAAGTGACCACCACTGACCAGGGACTTCCATATGTTGGTTTAACGCAAGGATGACGTAATTGACGCACAAGCACGGTTACAACGTTTTGCACCTTATTTAGCTAAAGCATTTCCAGAAACATCTGTTACTAAAGGGATCATCGAATCAGAAGTGATTGATATTCCTAAGATGAAAGTTGCTCTTGAAAAGCGTTATAACACCGCCATTAGTGGCCAATTGCGTTTGAAAAAGGACAGTCATCTGCCTATTTCAGGTTCAATTAAAGCACGTGGTGGAATTTATGAAGTACTGACTCATGCTGAGAAATTGGCGATTAACGCAGGATTATTAAGTACAGATGATAATTATGAAAAATTATTTTCTGATAAATTCCGTGAGTTCTTTAGCCAATATAGTATCGCAGTAGGTTCAACAGGCAACTTAGGTATGTCTATTGGGATCATGAGTGCGAAATTAGGCTTTAGTGTGAGTGTTCATATGTCTGCTGATGCACGTCAGTGGAAGAAAGATAAATTACGCTCTCATGGCGTAAATGTTGTTGAATATGAACAAGATTACAGTATCGCGGTAGAAGAAGGTCGTAAAGAAGCAGAAAAAGATCCTAACTGTTTCTTTATTGATGATGAAAACTCAAAAACCTTGTTTTTGGGTTATGCCGTTGCCGGATTACGTTTGAAACATCAATTTGAAGAACAAGGTGTTCGTGTTGATAGTGAACATCCTCTGTTTGTTTATCTACCTTGTGGTGTTGGTGGTGGCCCTGGTGGTGTTGCGTTTGGGCTAAAACTGGCATTTGGTGATGCAGTGCATTGTTTATTTGCAGAGCCTACACATTCGCCTTGTATGTTATTGGGCGTTTATACCCAATTACATGAAGGTATTTCAGTACAAGAAATTGGTATCGACAACGTGACTGCTGCTGATGGCCTGGCTGTGGGGCGCGCATCAGGCTTCGTGGGGCGTGCAATGGAGCGCTTAATTGATGGTTATTACACTATTGATGATCAAGAGCTTTATGACTTGTTAAGTCTGTTAAATAAAGAAGAAGGAATTAAATTAGAACCTTCGGCTTTAGCTGGAATGGCGGGAGCTGTACATGTCACTCAAGCTAAAGATTACCTGCAAGGTTTATCACTAGATAGTCAAAATATGCAAAATGCAACGCATTTAGTGTGGGCGACAGGTGGTGGTATGGTGCCAGCAGATGAGATGCAGAAATATCTCACTCAAGGAAAATAGAGTGCAGGATAAGGACGAGAAGCTTTTGTCTTTATCGTCTCATATAAAAACAAAAGGGAGTGGTACGAGTATCCATAATTGTTTTTTAAAATAATAAAATATAAGCAATGTATTACACCAAGTGTTACATCAAATATTCACACCAGGATGTCACACCAGGGAAAAATGTCGTAGTATTATAATCATAAAAAAGAGGCACCCATTGGGTGCCTCGCTTATTTAAATGCATTGTTAAATTAAAATATTTTAGAAATCAATTTTGACATTGACCCCATAATTTCGACCCGGTAAAGGAGCTAAATATTTTAGTTGAGAAGAAGCCGGTCTTGCTTCAGTATCGGTGAGGTTATTAATCATAAAATCGACAGAAACATCAAGTTTATCTAAATGATATTTTTTACCTATACCTGCATCGACTAAAGTATAGGAAGGAAAAGTAATATCTCCACCATACATTAATCCGCCACTTTCTTTTTGTTTTTTATAGTAAGTAGCGCTACTAAATGCGGTTAATTCACCGTGTTGGTAATTAATACTGACACCATGTTTTCGTTAGGTAAGTTTGGTAAATAATTACCGGCAATAAATAGCTTTCTTTTACTTTTATTTTCGACAAAATCACCGAATAGCGTAAAGGTAAGGTTATGCTCGTGAGGCATTTCATATAAATACTTAAATTCGTATTCTAAACCTTTTGTTTCTAGATCAGTTTCATCCCATTCCATAACGGTAACACCACCACGACTAATTCCTGTTAATCGTCTAAATTTAAAATCACTGTAGTCTGTTTTATACAAATTAAGTTTATTAGAGAAATTACCAATCTCAATAACAGATGATAATTCAATACTTTTACTTTTCTCTGTATTAAATTTACTATTTCCCTGTTCTTCAATCAGATAAGCGTAATGAGGGCCATGCGTATAAAGCTCATTAATTTCTGGTGCTCGATAGGAAATATGTTGTTGTAGCTTTAATGTCCATTCATCAATTGGCATAAAAGATAATGCTAATGTATTCGCACTGGTATCAAAATGACGGTTTTGTAAATTTGAACCTTGTCCTCTACCACTATTATAATTATCTGGGATATTAAGATGGTGTTGAGTATAACCTTTACGGTATCCCGCGGTGATTTCAAAAGGAGATAAATTTAGCGACTCAATCCAATATATCCCGTACTCTTTGGTTAATACACTTGGTAAATAAGCATCATAACCAGACGTTTTCAGATCACGATAATTACCGTTAACGCCAACTGCACCATTTAACCGATTAAAGAGTGGCTCGTGTGCTGTTTCCAATGCTAATTGGTGACTTTTTTGTCTCAAATACTGATGATGCAATTTGCCCCACTAATTCTTCATCTTTAGACTCAGAATAAGAGTAATAAAAAGCACTGTCTCTTAAAAAAGGCGTTAAGTGATCATGTTTTCCTTGTATATCTATCCGCCGATTATGATTTGAAACTGAAACTGGTTTATACATTTCTCGGCTAGTCTTTGTGGTGAGGTAAGCATATCCCGGTACACCGTAAGAGGTTTGAAAATCAGTAATAGATAAACCTAAATAACTATCATCTCTAATATAAGAAAGGGATGCATTACCACTTTGGCTTTTTAAAAAGCTATTTGGGATCTCTTTATTGTTATTTTCAACATAATGCTTAGGCGGGGTGACATGTTCAATCGATGTCGGGCTACCTGGCTTATATTGTGCGTTTGGTTCATTATTGACATAGCCAATACCTGAAAAATAATCTTTATCTTTAAAGGTGTATTTATCACCTTCACTTAACTCATATTCAACCTTATATTTTTTCCAGAACTCACTAATATAAGGATAAGCTTCAGGGTTACGACTGGTAAAAACTTTCATATCCACTTGGCATTGATCACGTAATGCAAAGTGTTCTTTAAGTTGCTGAAAGCTGTAGCAAGGCCCCGCTTTAGAATTCGTAGGAATTTTATATCTAGAGACACGCTTCGTCGCACCAGAAAGATTAAAAATCCAATTTTCTTCATCGCTGAGTTTAATATTTGCAGAGCCACCATTACCGTTATTGGTACTTCCATTAAAAGTCACTGCACCTGAAATGGCTTTTTCAGGTAACTGTGTCAGTATCCTATCATCCCATAAATGAATGGCACCACCGCTTGTACTACCACCATAAAAGAGTGCTTCAGAATTCTTACTGATCGATATTTCATTAATTCGGTTCATATCAATGGGAATAGGCATATTTCCACTAATAAATGAAACATCATTAATTGGCAGATTATTGACTAAAATACCGACACGATTTCCTGATAAACTTCGAATAACAGGTCTTGCAGCATTAGGTCCAAAACCTTCGGCTTGTACGCCAGCGACTTTTGCAACGGTATTACCAATAGTATTCGTTTTTATTTGTTCAAGTTCTTTTCCTTTTATTTCTTCTCGGTTATTAAGTAATAAAGAGGAAAACGTCTCTTTATTTTTTATTAGTGTGCCTTTAACTGTTATTGCATCGTTTTGATTTTCTTTTTCTTTGCCTTTATCATCATTGCTCTCTTTTCCATATAAAGGAAATGACAAAAGCATAAGAAAAATAATAGAGAGTTTACTTTTTTTCATGATATTTATATTAGAATGTAAGAGTAGCGCCTAAGATAATATTACGACCTGGTAAATACATTTCATCTTTAATATAAGAGGTACTGTCTTTCCCTTTTGCATCAAAGATATTATTAATCTTGGCATATAAGGTATAATCGGTGTTGTCTAAATAACCAATATATTCACTACCTAAACTAACCGTGTTATAAGCATCCGTAGGTGTTTCATACTCGGCTGTTTTATTCTGTTTTCCAAAATGATCAATACGGATTTGTCCCGTTAAGTTTCCTGAAAAATTATGTTTAATATAAGTACTTAATCGATAAGCCGGTATTCTTGGTATATTTCCTTTGTTATGAAGTAAATTTGCTCTGATATAATCACCAGAAATACCAATTAAGCTATCTTGGTTATAGTAATAATCAATATTTCCTTCTACACCTTTAAATTGTGCATCATGTTGAACATATTGTAATGAACGATAACCATTATTTAATTCAGCACCAGTAAACTTACCGTAAATATAATTATTGATACGATTGTAATAGGCACTCATATTAAATTGAATATCGCCTGTTACTTTAGTTACTCCAATATCAATATTATTTGCGGT
This genomic stretch from Proteus vulgaris harbors:
- the dsdX_2 gene encoding permease DsdX: MVRYFLKVLGDRLPFKTVPEEFSDMEIREEKDLPSLGATLFTVLLPIVLMLIKTAAELNMTKGTSLYTALQFIGNPITAMFIAAFVAYYVLGIRRNMGMNILLKKTEDSFSSIANILLIIGAGGAFNGILKGSGLSESLALILSNLDMHPILLAWLVAIILHAAVGSATVAMMGATAIVAPLMPLYPDISPEIITLAIGSGAIGCTIVTDSLFWLVKQYCNATLSETFRFYSVATFIASFVALGGTFMLSFVI
- the dsdA_2 gene encoding D-serine dehydratase, whose product is MNHIDINKLISSYPLVRDLVDLKEVVWFNPKVTTTDQGLPYVGLTQG
- the dsdC_1 gene encoding DNA-binding transcriptional regulator DsdC codes for the protein MFESSSVILRNKRLSSYQLARLHTFEATGRHLSFALAAEELSLTPSAISHRINTLEEELGIKLFNRFHRRIELTEEGERIYWALKKTLEDINQEILDIHNQEISGVLTVYSRPSIAQCWLVPRISDFTERYPSIELNLLTGNDDINFRGYGIDLAIYFDDKQLKNLYCEDLISESIIPVCSPEYAKKHELINNIHHLSNCTLLHDRQAWSNNSDFDEWRAWSEYMDLSLFPNRSNICFDRSDLAVIAAINHSGVAMGRKRLVQKQLANKELIIPFDNCELFCAQRYYLVTRNEKNNAKVQLFIQWLKKQIKESM
- the dsdA_3 gene encoding D-serine dehydratase; this encodes MIDIPKMKVALEKRYNTAISGQLRLKKDSHLPISGSIKARGGIYEVLTHAEKLAINAGLLSTDDNYEKLFSDKFREFFSQYSIAVGSTGNLGMSIGIMSAKLGFSVSVHMSADARQWKKDKLRSHGVNVVEYEQDYSIAVEEGRKEAEKDPNCFFIDDENSKTLFLGYAVAGLRLKHQFEEQGVRVDSEHPLFVYLPCGVGGGPGGVAFGLKLAFGDAVHCLFAEPTHSPCMLLGVYTQLHEGISVQEIGIDNVTAADGLAVGRASGFVGRAMERLIDGYYTIDDQELYDLLSLLNKEEGIKLEPSALAGMAGAVHVTQAKDYLQGLSLDSQNMQNATHLVWATGGGMVPADEMQKYLTQGK
- a CDS encoding TonB-dependent receptor yields the protein MKKSKLSIIFLMLLSFPLYGKESNDDKGKEKENQNDAITVKGTLIKNKETFSSLLLNNREEIKGKELEQIKTNTIGNTVAKVAGVQAEGFGPNAARPVIRSLSGNRVGILVNNLPINDVSFISGNMPIPIDMNRINEISISKNSEALFYGGSTSGGAIHLWDDRILTQLPEKAISGAVTFNGSTNNGNGGSANIKLSDEENWIFNLSGATKRVSRYKIPTNSKAGPCYSFQQLKEHFALRDQCQVDMKVFTSRNPEAYPYISEFWKKYKVEYELSEGDKYTFKDKDYFSGIGYVNNEPNAQYKPGSPTSIEHVTPPKHYVENNNKEIPNSFLKSQSGNASLSYIRDDSYLGLSITDFQTSYGVPGYAYLTTKTSREMYKPVSVSNHNRRIDIQGKHDHLTPFLRDSAFYYSYSESKDEELVGQIASSVFETKKSPISIGNSTRATL
- a CDS encoding TonB-dependent receptor, which gives rise to MRQKSHQLALETAHEPLFNRLNGAVGVNGNYRDLKTSGYDAYLPSVLTKEYGIYWIESLNLSPFEITAGYRKGYTQHHLNIPDNYNSGRGQGSNLQNRHFDTSANTLALSFMPIDEWTLKLQQHISYRAPEINELYTHGPHYAYLIEEQGNSKFNTEKSKSIELSSVIEIGNFSNKLNLYKTDYSDFKFRRLTGISRGGVTVMEWDETDLETKGLEYEFKYLYEMPHEHNLTFTLFGDFVENKSKRKLFIAGNYLPNLPNENMVSVLITNTVN
- the dsdX_1 gene encoding permease DsdX; the protein is MDSTLWVLGTLIISILLIVFTIIKLKFHPFLALLLASFFVGTAMKMNPLEMVNAIENGIGGTLGFLAAIIGLGTILGKMMEISGAAERIGITLQKCRWLSPDVIMVLVGLICGITLFC
- a CDS encoding TonB-dependent receptor — translated: MYGGDITFPSYTLVDAGIGKKYHLDKLDVSVDFMINNLTDTEARPASSQLKYLAPLPGRNYGVNVKIDF